Proteins from one Chitinophaga oryzae genomic window:
- a CDS encoding DUF2480 family protein — protein sequence MDEIVNKVAQSGLETIDLEQFYPKGETVIFDMKDYLFMGMILKEKDFRTAMQSHDWEQYRGKNVGLVCTADAVVPLWAYMLVMTNLEPVAAYAAFGDAEFIYKTLYLKNLSSLDVAAFTDKRIVIKGCGDKRVGEVAYAEVTRLLRPVAKSIMYGEPCSSVPVYKKKA from the coding sequence ATGGATGAAATCGTTAATAAAGTAGCACAGAGTGGCCTGGAAACCATCGACCTGGAACAATTCTACCCTAAGGGGGAGACTGTCATTTTTGATATGAAGGACTACCTTTTTATGGGAATGATCCTGAAAGAGAAAGACTTTCGTACCGCTATGCAGTCGCACGACTGGGAACAGTACCGTGGCAAAAACGTAGGCCTGGTATGTACAGCCGACGCCGTTGTACCCCTGTGGGCTTATATGCTGGTGATGACCAACCTGGAGCCGGTAGCGGCCTATGCCGCCTTCGGTGATGCAGAATTTATATATAAAACGTTATACCTGAAGAACTTATCCTCCCTGGACGTTGCCGCCTTCACAGATAAACGTATCGTGATCAAAGGTTGCGGCGACAAGCGGGTAGGCGAAGTTGCCTATGCAGAAGTAACCCGCCTGCTGCGCCCGGTAGCTAAAAGCATTATGTACGGCGAGCCCTGTTCTTCTGTGCCGGTATATAAGAAAAAGGCCTAA
- the corA gene encoding magnesium/cobalt transporter CorA, with protein MLKSVKKRLPIPVVMDMLDELNPFKVKRQRIMNFNPATSVASRKPAENSKITVFDYSGNGCTEETLVSLEEVFAYRDKPTSTWINVDGIRKDDVHAICQHYMIHPLIEEDILSIGQRAKMDDIGERLFCQLPMMYFNSEASTIDLEQVSIVMGKNFVISFQEDPTRDVFDPVREKLKIPGSRIRNGTMDFLCYSLLDVIVDSYFTVLDKLGERIELMEDLVQHYPNTRTLARINFLRRQVFLFKRGIAPVRELVNGFLKSESDLLEDNVTKYYKDVYDHIIQCNDLADNYRDMILNVQEMYHTQLNLKMNEIMKVLAVVTTLLSPLTLIAGIYGMNFHNMPELASPNGYFYTLGGMGVLLVLMILIFRKRGWF; from the coding sequence ATGCTTAAATCAGTGAAAAAAAGGCTGCCCATCCCCGTTGTGATGGACATGTTGGATGAGCTTAACCCGTTCAAGGTGAAGCGGCAGCGCATCATGAACTTCAACCCCGCTACCAGCGTGGCTTCGCGCAAACCAGCCGAAAACAGTAAGATCACCGTTTTCGATTATAGCGGTAACGGCTGTACGGAAGAAACACTGGTATCGCTGGAAGAGGTATTTGCCTACCGTGATAAGCCAACGTCTACCTGGATCAATGTGGATGGCATCCGGAAAGACGATGTACATGCCATTTGTCAGCATTACATGATCCACCCGCTGATAGAAGAGGATATCCTGAGTATAGGACAGCGCGCCAAAATGGACGATATAGGAGAGCGGCTGTTTTGTCAGTTGCCCATGATGTATTTTAATAGTGAGGCATCCACCATCGACCTGGAACAGGTGAGCATCGTCATGGGAAAAAATTTCGTGATCTCTTTCCAGGAAGATCCTACAAGGGACGTATTTGACCCTGTGCGGGAGAAACTCAAAATACCGGGTTCCCGTATCCGCAACGGTACCATGGACTTCCTCTGTTATTCCCTGCTGGACGTGATTGTAGACAGCTATTTTACTGTGCTGGATAAACTGGGAGAAAGGATAGAGCTGATGGAAGACCTGGTGCAGCACTATCCCAATACCCGCACGCTGGCGCGGATCAACTTCCTTCGGCGCCAGGTATTTCTTTTCAAAAGAGGGATAGCGCCGGTACGTGAGCTGGTCAACGGTTTTCTGAAAAGTGAAAGCGACCTGCTGGAGGATAATGTAACGAAATATTACAAAGACGTGTACGACCACATCATTCAGTGTAATGATCTGGCAGACAACTACCGGGATATGATACTCAACGTACAGGAGATGTATCATACCCAGCTCAATCTCAAAATGAATGAGATCATGAAAGTACTGGCGGTAGTGACCACTTTATTGTCGCCCTTAACCCTGATCGCCGGTATTTACGGTATGAATTTCCACAATATGCCGGAGCTGGCAAGCCCCAACGGCTACTTTTATACCCTTGGGGGGATGGGGGTGCTGCTGGTGCTGATGATCCTTATTTTCCGGAAGCGGGGCTGGTTTTAG
- a CDS encoding DUF3472 domain-containing protein — MKKNMLFCALFAGLLAVQQVSAQSSPVVLPGFTAYADPEEKKVDINEHKGVTNWTGNENTVNFYFHATSTGKLKVTLQARSDAGSKVLVTLNGVSKTVSIPVNNEYAAIPALETNIKKAGFYAVTLKGLEKSGKVYADVKGVSLEGAATKDIQFNPKSWRRSASVHLNYPIPEGKNAEWFYGEIKVPAGEDKVGTYFMSCGFHRGYFGMQVNSPEERRIIFSVWDAGSEPDKRDNVKYEDQVVLLAKGDSVYASGFGGEGTGGHSHWVYNWKAGDTYRFLMHSVPTGTTTTYTAYFYVPEHREWKLIASFRAPKDGKYMGHLYSFLENFSFENGHLGRKGYYGNHWIKTDTGEWIELTKAKFTNDATAKAKDRLDFGGGAENGWFYLWTSGFKPADAQYGNILERPATGQHPEITLPRF; from the coding sequence ATGAAAAAGAATATGCTTTTCTGCGCCTTGTTCGCCGGCCTGCTGGCTGTGCAACAGGTTTCGGCGCAATCATCTCCCGTAGTATTGCCGGGATTTACCGCCTATGCGGACCCTGAAGAGAAAAAAGTGGACATCAATGAACACAAAGGAGTAACAAACTGGACCGGTAATGAAAATACGGTCAACTTCTATTTTCACGCCACCAGTACCGGTAAGCTGAAAGTCACGCTACAGGCCCGATCTGACGCAGGCAGCAAAGTGCTGGTGACGCTGAACGGCGTTTCCAAAACAGTTAGCATTCCTGTCAATAATGAGTACGCAGCTATTCCTGCACTGGAGACAAACATCAAAAAAGCAGGGTTTTATGCGGTGACGTTGAAAGGGCTTGAAAAATCAGGTAAAGTGTATGCTGATGTGAAAGGTGTCAGCCTGGAAGGTGCTGCCACTAAAGATATTCAGTTCAATCCAAAGTCATGGCGGCGTTCTGCTTCCGTACACCTCAACTATCCCATTCCGGAAGGAAAAAATGCAGAGTGGTTTTATGGTGAAATAAAAGTTCCGGCGGGGGAAGATAAGGTAGGCACCTACTTTATGTCCTGCGGCTTTCATCGTGGCTATTTCGGGATGCAGGTCAACTCGCCTGAGGAAAGAAGGATCATCTTCTCCGTATGGGATGCCGGCAGTGAGCCGGACAAGCGCGACAATGTGAAGTATGAAGACCAGGTAGTGCTGCTGGCCAAGGGCGACAGCGTATATGCCAGCGGTTTCGGCGGCGAGGGCACCGGCGGTCACAGTCACTGGGTATACAACTGGAAAGCAGGGGATACGTACCGTTTTTTAATGCACAGCGTTCCTACTGGTACCACCACCACCTATACCGCCTACTTCTATGTGCCGGAACACCGGGAGTGGAAGCTGATAGCCAGCTTCCGTGCGCCGAAAGACGGTAAATACATGGGACACCTGTATTCTTTCCTTGAAAATTTCTCTTTTGAAAACGGTCACCTGGGCAGAAAAGGGTACTACGGTAATCACTGGATAAAAACCGATACCGGTGAATGGATAGAGCTGACAAAAGCGAAATTTACCAATGACGCAACTGCCAAAGCAAAAGACCGGCTGGATTTTGGCGGCGGCGCAGAAAATGGCTGGTTCTATCTCTGGACCAGCGGTTTTAAGCCCGCAGACGCGCAATATGGCAACATCCTCGAGCGCCCGGCTACGGGGCAACATCCGGAGATAACCCTGCCGCGTTTCTAA
- a CDS encoding type 1 glutamine amidotransferase domain-containing protein, with translation MGTQLQNKKVAVLVANGFEEVELTAPLEALKEAGAKVDIISPEKEKVKAWAEKEWGKDYPVDKNLSDANAQDYDALVLPGGVLNPDQLRINQQAVTFVGGFFEDGKPIAAICHGPWTLIETGELKGRRVTSYPSLKTDLENAGATWTDEEVVTDNGLVTSRTPKDLPAFCKKMVEEIAEGAHVV, from the coding sequence ATGGGAACTCAATTGCAGAACAAAAAAGTAGCGGTACTGGTAGCCAACGGATTTGAAGAAGTGGAGCTGACTGCGCCGTTGGAAGCATTAAAAGAAGCGGGAGCAAAAGTAGATATCATTTCTCCCGAAAAAGAAAAAGTAAAGGCGTGGGCAGAAAAGGAATGGGGGAAAGATTACCCGGTAGATAAAAACCTGTCTGATGCCAATGCACAGGACTATGATGCGCTGGTATTGCCCGGTGGTGTGCTGAACCCGGACCAGCTGCGTATTAATCAGCAGGCAGTTACTTTTGTCGGTGGTTTCTTTGAAGATGGAAAGCCGATTGCGGCCATTTGTCACGGTCCCTGGACGCTGATCGAAACCGGGGAATTAAAAGGTCGCAGGGTCACGTCCTATCCATCCCTGAAAACAGATCTGGAAAATGCCGGAGCTACCTGGACTGATGAGGAGGTAGTGACAGACAACGGGTTGGTCACCAGCCGTACGCCAAAAGACCTGCCTGCTTTTTGTAAAAAGATGGTAGAAGAGATTGCAGAGGGTGCACATGTTGTGTAA
- a CDS encoding septal ring lytic transglycosylase RlpA family protein, with translation MRLSLHPFLLLACATLIISTTACSRKVTQNGKASYYADSFDGKRTANGETFRQRHLTAAHKTLPFGTRVKVVNIANGRSVKVRINDRGPFAPGRIIDLSKKAASKLGMINTGVANVEIKYKKPKK, from the coding sequence ATGAGACTTTCACTACATCCGTTCCTGTTACTCGCCTGTGCAACACTGATCATCAGCACTACTGCGTGTAGCCGTAAGGTTACCCAAAACGGGAAAGCATCTTATTACGCCGACTCATTTGACGGGAAACGCACTGCCAACGGGGAAACGTTCCGGCAGCGCCACCTCACGGCAGCCCACAAAACGCTTCCTTTCGGCACCCGCGTGAAGGTGGTCAACATTGCCAACGGCCGCTCGGTAAAAGTGCGGATCAACGACAGGGGCCCTTTTGCTCCCGGCAGGATCATCGATCTATCTAAAAAAGCAGCGTCGAAACTGGGCATGATCAATACCGGCGTGGCAAATGTGGAAATCAAATACAAAAAGCCTAAAAAATAG
- a CDS encoding thiamine pyrophosphate-dependent enzyme has translation MGKSVADQLVEMLADAGIKRIYAVTGDSLNHINDAVRRDGRIQWIHVRHEEVGAYAAGAEAQLNGLACCAGSSGPGHVHLINGLYDAHRSGAPVIAIASTCATHEFGSDYFQETNTIKLFADCSHYNQVANTPAQAPRMLQAALQHAVHKKGVAVLGLPGDVASADAENISTSLKLYRPSAVLRPTEKELQQLAALLQSAGKVAIYCGLGATAAHDEVVTLASLLKAPVGYSFRAKMGIEYDNPNEVGMTGLLGLASAYKSMHEADVVLLLGTDFPYTPFMPENAKIVQIDNQPEKLGRRASLEMGLCGDIGPTLQALMLLIQEKKDRKFLDTMLEFHEEVKRKLDTYVEDRGKEEAISPEYVATVISRLAANDAIFTVDTGMTNVWTARYIAATGKRTLLGSFNHGSMANAMPQAIGAALCQPGREVYALCGDGGLTMLLGDLMTIRQYNLPVKVIVFNNRALGMVKLEMEVAGLPDWQTDMVNPDFEGVATAMGFTAFTIRTPDEVEPVLTRVKDASGPVLVNIFTNPASLAMPPKIEFEQMKGYALWMGKLILGGRLDDVLEAVKSNYKHIKDVL, from the coding sequence ATGGGAAAATCAGTTGCCGACCAATTAGTAGAGATGCTGGCGGATGCCGGTATTAAACGTATTTATGCTGTTACGGGAGATAGTTTAAACCATATTAACGACGCTGTGCGCAGAGATGGCCGTATTCAATGGATACATGTGCGCCATGAAGAAGTGGGCGCCTATGCCGCCGGTGCGGAAGCACAGTTAAACGGCCTTGCCTGTTGCGCCGGCAGCAGCGGTCCGGGGCACGTGCACCTGATCAACGGGTTATATGACGCCCATCGTTCCGGCGCGCCCGTTATAGCCATTGCTTCCACCTGTGCCACTCATGAATTTGGCAGTGATTATTTCCAGGAGACCAATACCATTAAATTATTCGCAGACTGCAGCCATTACAACCAGGTGGCCAATACGCCGGCCCAGGCCCCGCGTATGTTGCAGGCGGCGCTGCAACATGCCGTGCATAAAAAAGGCGTGGCCGTGCTGGGGTTGCCGGGCGATGTGGCGTCGGCCGACGCGGAAAATATAAGCACTTCCTTGAAATTATACCGGCCATCAGCGGTGCTGCGGCCTACAGAGAAGGAACTACAGCAGCTGGCAGCGCTGCTGCAATCAGCCGGCAAAGTGGCGATCTATTGCGGGCTGGGCGCCACGGCTGCTCATGACGAGGTGGTGACGCTGGCCTCCCTGCTTAAAGCACCGGTAGGATATTCTTTCCGCGCTAAAATGGGCATTGAATACGATAATCCCAACGAAGTAGGCATGACCGGGCTGCTGGGACTGGCATCCGCTTACAAAAGCATGCACGAAGCGGATGTAGTGCTACTGTTGGGGACCGATTTCCCGTATACACCGTTTATGCCGGAAAATGCGAAGATCGTACAGATCGATAACCAACCGGAAAAGCTGGGCCGCCGCGCTTCCCTGGAAATGGGCCTCTGCGGCGATATCGGGCCCACCCTGCAGGCGCTGATGCTCCTGATACAGGAAAAGAAAGACCGGAAGTTCCTGGATACCATGCTGGAATTTCACGAAGAGGTAAAACGGAAGCTGGATACTTATGTGGAGGACCGCGGTAAGGAAGAAGCGATCAGCCCGGAGTATGTGGCTACTGTCATCAGCCGGCTGGCGGCAAACGACGCCATTTTCACTGTCGATACCGGTATGACCAATGTATGGACCGCCCGCTATATCGCTGCTACCGGCAAACGTACGTTGTTAGGGTCTTTTAACCACGGCTCCATGGCTAACGCCATGCCGCAGGCCATCGGCGCTGCTCTGTGCCAGCCTGGCCGGGAGGTTTACGCCCTTTGTGGCGACGGCGGCCTGACCATGCTGCTGGGCGATCTGATGACCATCCGGCAGTATAACCTTCCGGTTAAAGTGATCGTTTTCAACAACCGCGCTTTGGGCATGGTGAAGCTGGAAATGGAAGTCGCAGGGCTGCCCGACTGGCAGACAGACATGGTGAACCCCGATTTTGAGGGAGTGGCTACAGCAATGGGTTTTACCGCATTCACTATCCGTACGCCGGACGAAGTGGAGCCAGTGCTGACCCGGGTGAAGGATGCTTCCGGGCCTGTGCTGGTCAATATTTTCACGAACCCTGCTTCGCTGGCCATGCCACCGAAGATAGAGTTTGAACAGATGAAAGGATACGCTTTGTGGATGGGGAAACTGATACTGGGAGGAAGGTTGGATGACGTGCTGGAAGCAGTGAAGTCAAACTATAAGCATATCAAAGACGTGTTGTAG